A single window of Eucalyptus grandis isolate ANBG69807.140 chromosome 1, ASM1654582v1, whole genome shotgun sequence DNA harbors:
- the LOC104432946 gene encoding probable LRR receptor-like serine/threonine-protein kinase At1g06840 isoform X1: MLKLRVPISALVLSCCYFAYLVEARVTAPSEVNALIAMKSSLVDPMKHLANWEKGDPCTSNWTGVLCFGTVGTDGYLHVYEIQLLNMNLSGSIAPAVAQLSQLQILDFMWNELTGSIPKEIGSIASLRLLLLNGNKLSGSLPDELGYLSNLNRLQVDENQISGPIPKSFASLSSVKHLHLNNNTISGHIPAELSNISTLLHLLLDNNNLSGNLPQAFSHLPDLRILQLDNNNFEGTEIPASYGEFPNLAKLSLRNCSLKGSIPDLSQILNLRFLDLSHNRLSGPIPSNKLSDNITTIDLSNNLLNGSIPANFSNLPSLQRLSLENNSLTGSVPANIWQNMNFTSSERLIIDLQKNSFSDVVGDLNLPENVTLRLGGNPVCSKGNTMNISRFCGNESGDDGTPGNSANSTSCPPQSCPTDNFFEYVPSSPVQCVCASPLRIGYRLKSPSFSYFPPYEYPFEVYLTRSLNLELYQLHIDSYAWEGPRMRMYLKLFPEVNGPTTFNVSEVQRIKGIFTSWHFPRDDLYGPYELLNFTLLGPYKTMIFPSQKVNISKGILVAIVLSSIACVTAISAMITFLVTRRKTRYQPSLSRKNLSSKVSMKLEGVKAFTFKEMAVATDNFNRSTQVGQGGYGKVYKGNLYDNTVVAVKRAEEGSLQGQKEFLTEIKMLSRLHHRNLVSLVGYCDEEGEQMLVYEFMPNGTLRDWLSGKTKEYLNFSMRLRIALGSAKGILYLHTEANPPVFHRDIKASNILLDAKLTAKVADFGLSRLAPVLDDEGTVPNHVSTIVKGTPGYLDPEYFLTHKLTDKSDVYSLGVVFLELLTGMQPISHGKNIVREVNMAHQAGMIFSIIDSRMGSYPSECVERFVALALLCCCDNPEKRPSMLDVVRELESILKLMPDGDAILSETASDYSGKSLPSSSSYVSMDPYISSSVSGSDLISGVVPTVTPR; the protein is encoded by the exons ATGCTGAAGCTGAGAGTTCCCATATCTGCTCTCGTCCTTTCATGTTGCTATTTTGCATACCTAGTTGAAGCGCGGGTCACCGCTCCGTCGGAAg TCAATGCATTAATTGCCATGAAGAGCAGTCTGGTTGACCCTATGAAACACCTTGCGAATTGGGAGAAGGGGGATCCATGCACATCTAACTGGACAGGAGTTCTATGCTTTGGAACAGTTGGCACTGATGGTTATTTGCATGTGTACGAGAT CCAGCTGCTGAATATGAATCTTTCTGGAAGTATAGCTCCTGCTGTCGCGCAGTTGtctcaacttcaaatttt AGACTTCATGTGGAATGAGTTAACTGGCAGCATACCAAAGGAGATAGGAAGTATTGCGTCCTTGAGACTCTT GCTTTTGAATGGAAACAAGTTATCTGGCTCTTTACCTGATGAGCTTGGCTATCTCTCAAACTTGAATAGACTTCAAGTGGACGAGAATCAAATATCAGGTCCAATACCAAAATCATTTGCCAGCTTGAGTAGTGTGAAACACCT CCATTTGAATAATAACACAATAAGTGGTCATATTCCAGCTGAGCTTTCCAACATATCCACGCTTCTTCACTT GCTTTTGGACAATAACAACTTATCTGGAAATCTTCCACAAGCGTTCTCACACTTGCCAGACTTGCGCATACT TCAACTTGACAATAACAACTTCGAGGGCACTGAAATACCAGCTTCTTATGGGGAATTCCCCAATTTAGCAAAATT GAGTCTTCGAAATTGCAGTTTGAAGGGATCAATTCCTGATCTTAGCCAGATACTAAATCTTAGATTTTT AGATCTCAGCCATAATCGGCTTAGTGGGCCTATACCATCAAACAAGCTCTCTGATAATATAACAACCAT CGATCTATCAAATAACCTTCTCAATGGATCTATTCcagcaaatttttcaaatcttCCCTCTCTACAAAGACT GTCACTGGAGAATAACAGCTTGACAGGTTCTGTCCCTGCAAACATTTGGCAGAATATGAACTTCACTTCAAGCGAGAGGCTTATCAT TGATCTTCAAAAGAATTCATTCTCAGATGTTGTAGGAGATCTTAATCTTCCAGAGAATGTCACTCTAAG GCTTGGGGGCAATCCTGTCTGCAGTAAAGGGAATACAATGAATATTAGCCGATTTTGTGGGAATGAGAGTGGAGACGATGGGACACCTGGCAACTCAGCGAATTCCACAAGTTGTCCTCCCCAATCATGCCCTACAGATAATTTTTTCGAATATGTTCCATCATCGCCTGTGCAATGCGTCTGCGCATCACCCCTGAGAATTGGATACCGACTGAAGAGTCCCAGCTTCTCTTATTTCCCTCCTTATGAGTATCCATTTGAAGTGTACTTAACCAGATCTCTTAACTTGGAACTATATCAATTGCATATTGATTCGTATGCCTGGGAAGGACCACGGATGAGGATGTATTTGAAGCTTTTCCCAGAAGTTAATGGTCCAACAACATTTAATGTGAGTGAGGTTCAGCGAATAAAAGGCATCTTCACATCATGGCATTTTCCTAGAGATGACTTATATGGACCATATGAACTTCTCAATTTTACTCTTCTGGGACCTTATAAAACTA tgATTTTTCCAAGTCAGAAGGTGAATATTAGTAAAGGGATATTGGTGGCCATAGTATTATCATCTATTGCCTGTGTCACTGCAATCTCTGCCATGATTACTTTTCTCGTTACAAGAAGGAAAACCAGATATCAGCCTTCGCTGTCAAGGAAGAATCTAT CCTCAAAGGTATCTATGAAGCTTGAAGGCGTGAAAGCCTTCACATTTAAAGAAATGGCAGTCGCAACTGACAACTTCAATAGATCGACTCAAGTTGGGCAAGGAGGTTATGGGAAAGTTTATAAAGGAAATTTATACGACAACACAGTCGTAGCCGTAAAACGTGCAGAAGAAGGATCATTACAGGGACAAAAAGAATTTTTGACGGAGATAAAAATGTTATCAAGGTTACATCATCGGAACCTTGTGTCATTGGTAGGATATTGCGATGAAGAAGGTGAACAG ATGTTAGTATATGAGTTTATGCCCAATGGAACTCTGCGGGATTGGCTTTCTG GTAAAACTAAAGAGTACCTTAACTTCAGTATGAGGCTGCGTATTGCGTTGGGGTCTGCTAAGGGCATTCTTTACCTCCATACAGAAGCCAACCCTCCGGTATTCCACCGAGACATTAAGGCCAGTAACATTCTCTTGGATGCCAAGCTTACTGCCAAAGTTGCTGACTTTGGGCTATCACGGCTCGCCCCTGTCCTGGATGATGAAGGGACCGTGCCCAATCATGTGTCTACAATCGTCAAAGGGACACCG GGATACCTTGACCCAGAATATTTTCTGACACACAAGTTGACTGATAAAAGTGATGTCTATAGTCTTGGAGTTGTCTTTCTGGAGCTATTGACTGGAATGCAGCCAATTTCGCATGGAAAGAATATTGTCAGAGAG GTGAACATGGCGCATCAGGCAGGCATGATATTCTCTATTATAGACAGCAGGATGGGCTCTTATCCTTCGGAATGTGTCGAGAGGTTTGTTGCTCTGGCCCTCTTGTGTTGCTGCGACAACCCGGAGAAGCGGCCGTCAATGTTGGACGTGGTGAGGGAGCTCGAGAGCATACTCAAACTGATGCCTGATGGCGATGCCATACTTTCTGAGACGGCTTCTGATTATTCAGGCAAGTCACttccatcatcttcatcttatGTGAGCATGGACCCGTATATTTCATCAAGCGTCTCGGGAAGTGATCTGATAAGCGGGGTTGTACCTACTGTTACGCCTCGATAG
- the LOC104432946 gene encoding probable LRR receptor-like serine/threonine-protein kinase At1g06840 isoform X2 codes for MLKLRVPISALVLSCCYFAYLVEARVTAPSEVNALIAMKSSLVDPMKHLANWEKGDPCTSNWTGVLCFGTVGTDGYLHVYEIQLLNMNLSGSIAPAVAQLSQLQILDFMWNELTGSIPKEIGSIASLRLLLLNGNKLSGSLPDELGYLSNLNRLQVDENQISGPIPKSFASLSSVKHLHLNNNTISGHIPAELSNISTLLHLLLDNNNLSGNLPQAFSHLPDLRILQLDNNNFEGTEIPASYGEFPNLAKLSLRNCSLKGSIPDLSQILNLRFLDLSHNRLSGPIPSNKLSDNITTIDLSNNLLNGSIPANFSNLPSLQRLSLENNSLTGSVPANIWQNMNFTSSERLIMLGGNPVCSKGNTMNISRFCGNESGDDGTPGNSANSTSCPPQSCPTDNFFEYVPSSPVQCVCASPLRIGYRLKSPSFSYFPPYEYPFEVYLTRSLNLELYQLHIDSYAWEGPRMRMYLKLFPEVNGPTTFNVSEVQRIKGIFTSWHFPRDDLYGPYELLNFTLLGPYKTMIFPSQKVNISKGILVAIVLSSIACVTAISAMITFLVTRRKTRYQPSLSRKNLSSKVSMKLEGVKAFTFKEMAVATDNFNRSTQVGQGGYGKVYKGNLYDNTVVAVKRAEEGSLQGQKEFLTEIKMLSRLHHRNLVSLVGYCDEEGEQMLVYEFMPNGTLRDWLSGKTKEYLNFSMRLRIALGSAKGILYLHTEANPPVFHRDIKASNILLDAKLTAKVADFGLSRLAPVLDDEGTVPNHVSTIVKGTPGYLDPEYFLTHKLTDKSDVYSLGVVFLELLTGMQPISHGKNIVREVNMAHQAGMIFSIIDSRMGSYPSECVERFVALALLCCCDNPEKRPSMLDVVRELESILKLMPDGDAILSETASDYSGKSLPSSSSYVSMDPYISSSVSGSDLISGVVPTVTPR; via the exons ATGCTGAAGCTGAGAGTTCCCATATCTGCTCTCGTCCTTTCATGTTGCTATTTTGCATACCTAGTTGAAGCGCGGGTCACCGCTCCGTCGGAAg TCAATGCATTAATTGCCATGAAGAGCAGTCTGGTTGACCCTATGAAACACCTTGCGAATTGGGAGAAGGGGGATCCATGCACATCTAACTGGACAGGAGTTCTATGCTTTGGAACAGTTGGCACTGATGGTTATTTGCATGTGTACGAGAT CCAGCTGCTGAATATGAATCTTTCTGGAAGTATAGCTCCTGCTGTCGCGCAGTTGtctcaacttcaaatttt AGACTTCATGTGGAATGAGTTAACTGGCAGCATACCAAAGGAGATAGGAAGTATTGCGTCCTTGAGACTCTT GCTTTTGAATGGAAACAAGTTATCTGGCTCTTTACCTGATGAGCTTGGCTATCTCTCAAACTTGAATAGACTTCAAGTGGACGAGAATCAAATATCAGGTCCAATACCAAAATCATTTGCCAGCTTGAGTAGTGTGAAACACCT CCATTTGAATAATAACACAATAAGTGGTCATATTCCAGCTGAGCTTTCCAACATATCCACGCTTCTTCACTT GCTTTTGGACAATAACAACTTATCTGGAAATCTTCCACAAGCGTTCTCACACTTGCCAGACTTGCGCATACT TCAACTTGACAATAACAACTTCGAGGGCACTGAAATACCAGCTTCTTATGGGGAATTCCCCAATTTAGCAAAATT GAGTCTTCGAAATTGCAGTTTGAAGGGATCAATTCCTGATCTTAGCCAGATACTAAATCTTAGATTTTT AGATCTCAGCCATAATCGGCTTAGTGGGCCTATACCATCAAACAAGCTCTCTGATAATATAACAACCAT CGATCTATCAAATAACCTTCTCAATGGATCTATTCcagcaaatttttcaaatcttCCCTCTCTACAAAGACT GTCACTGGAGAATAACAGCTTGACAGGTTCTGTCCCTGCAAACATTTGGCAGAATATGAACTTCACTTCAAGCGAGAGGCTTATCAT GCTTGGGGGCAATCCTGTCTGCAGTAAAGGGAATACAATGAATATTAGCCGATTTTGTGGGAATGAGAGTGGAGACGATGGGACACCTGGCAACTCAGCGAATTCCACAAGTTGTCCTCCCCAATCATGCCCTACAGATAATTTTTTCGAATATGTTCCATCATCGCCTGTGCAATGCGTCTGCGCATCACCCCTGAGAATTGGATACCGACTGAAGAGTCCCAGCTTCTCTTATTTCCCTCCTTATGAGTATCCATTTGAAGTGTACTTAACCAGATCTCTTAACTTGGAACTATATCAATTGCATATTGATTCGTATGCCTGGGAAGGACCACGGATGAGGATGTATTTGAAGCTTTTCCCAGAAGTTAATGGTCCAACAACATTTAATGTGAGTGAGGTTCAGCGAATAAAAGGCATCTTCACATCATGGCATTTTCCTAGAGATGACTTATATGGACCATATGAACTTCTCAATTTTACTCTTCTGGGACCTTATAAAACTA tgATTTTTCCAAGTCAGAAGGTGAATATTAGTAAAGGGATATTGGTGGCCATAGTATTATCATCTATTGCCTGTGTCACTGCAATCTCTGCCATGATTACTTTTCTCGTTACAAGAAGGAAAACCAGATATCAGCCTTCGCTGTCAAGGAAGAATCTAT CCTCAAAGGTATCTATGAAGCTTGAAGGCGTGAAAGCCTTCACATTTAAAGAAATGGCAGTCGCAACTGACAACTTCAATAGATCGACTCAAGTTGGGCAAGGAGGTTATGGGAAAGTTTATAAAGGAAATTTATACGACAACACAGTCGTAGCCGTAAAACGTGCAGAAGAAGGATCATTACAGGGACAAAAAGAATTTTTGACGGAGATAAAAATGTTATCAAGGTTACATCATCGGAACCTTGTGTCATTGGTAGGATATTGCGATGAAGAAGGTGAACAG ATGTTAGTATATGAGTTTATGCCCAATGGAACTCTGCGGGATTGGCTTTCTG GTAAAACTAAAGAGTACCTTAACTTCAGTATGAGGCTGCGTATTGCGTTGGGGTCTGCTAAGGGCATTCTTTACCTCCATACAGAAGCCAACCCTCCGGTATTCCACCGAGACATTAAGGCCAGTAACATTCTCTTGGATGCCAAGCTTACTGCCAAAGTTGCTGACTTTGGGCTATCACGGCTCGCCCCTGTCCTGGATGATGAAGGGACCGTGCCCAATCATGTGTCTACAATCGTCAAAGGGACACCG GGATACCTTGACCCAGAATATTTTCTGACACACAAGTTGACTGATAAAAGTGATGTCTATAGTCTTGGAGTTGTCTTTCTGGAGCTATTGACTGGAATGCAGCCAATTTCGCATGGAAAGAATATTGTCAGAGAG GTGAACATGGCGCATCAGGCAGGCATGATATTCTCTATTATAGACAGCAGGATGGGCTCTTATCCTTCGGAATGTGTCGAGAGGTTTGTTGCTCTGGCCCTCTTGTGTTGCTGCGACAACCCGGAGAAGCGGCCGTCAATGTTGGACGTGGTGAGGGAGCTCGAGAGCATACTCAAACTGATGCCTGATGGCGATGCCATACTTTCTGAGACGGCTTCTGATTATTCAGGCAAGTCACttccatcatcttcatcttatGTGAGCATGGACCCGTATATTTCATCAAGCGTCTCGGGAAGTGATCTGATAAGCGGGGTTGTACCTACTGTTACGCCTCGATAG